TTAAGCGTTTGAACCAGTTCGTCACCTGCATTAATATCACGATCCTGAACTGTTGCGCCTTGATCTTCATTCACAATGCCAACGGGAATCTGATCTGTGTTGCCATAAGGGTCCCATGAGGCCTTAATGTTAAACCAGGCGTACAGCGACGGGAGAAAAACCAGCCCCCCGATAATGATCAAAGCGACCCAATTCGCGACCGTTCGCTTAAGGTCACCACTGTATATATTCCAACTTTGTTTCATCTAGTTGAACCTTCTTTCCAGACATCATACTTTTCACTTTATAAAAGTTTTATTAGATATTGCTGCTACTGATCAAAACACAGTATAAGTAAACTGCGAACTAAAAAGCATAGTAGGTCAAAACCCATCAATGTATATAAGAGCACCGTGATTTGCGCTCCGGGAAGTCGCTTTCCGCGGGCACGGCCTCAGCCTCCTCGCTCGCAAAGCCCGCTCACTGTGGGGTCTTCGGACTCGTGCTGTTCCCGCAGGAGTCGACTTCCCTCCGCTCCAATCACTCTATGTTAATCAGTGCTTGAGCTGTTTGCTCACAAAAGCAAAAGAAAGATAAACACTCCTTACCAAGCTCGGGGAAAACACGGAGACCTCCTGTGGGAGCAAAAGCCTAGATGAGACCCCACAGCGCGGAGCGCGAGGAGGCTCATCAGCGCCCACTGGACGCGGAGTGTTTTCCCCGAGCGATTGCCAGAAGCAGTCATTCAAGTTTTCATTAGTTCGGAGTTTGTGTCTATTATCGATTAGGAGTTTACTGCAAAAGCAATTTTCTTTTAGGTAAGGGTCTATTTAAAGAAGACATGCTTAATATCAACCGTTTCTCCCATTTTTAACACGGCGAATGAATAATAAGGCTGGGTGCGTTTATCTGTCGGCGATCCAGGATTGACCATCAGTTGTTTTTTCATATAACGCAGGAATGGTATATGGGAGTGCCCAAAAACAATGATATCTGGCGGTGTCTCCTCATTAAGAAAAGCTTCTGCTGCTCTTTTTTCGGTTGTTTTACCTGTACCGTGTCCATGAACAACGCCAATCTTTGGAAAGCCAGAAAACTCAACAACTGCTCTATCAGAAAATACTGCACGAATATCGTCATTGTCATTATTTCCGTACACACCTGTGACAGGAGCATAATTCTTCAATGTTTCATATACATCCATCGTTGACCAATCTCCAGCATGTATAATGTGATCTGCACTTTTTAATGCCTCAATGAGTTGCTTCGGAAGCTTTTGAGCTGCTTTGGGCATATGTGTATCAGAAAGAATCACAATGTGCATGTTGTCTTCACCCCATCTATCTGTGCTTGACAGAAAAGACACTTGTAATATGCACAAGTGTCTTTTCCTGGGCCTCGCTCAGCTGCTACTCCTATCCTCTCAAGTCGTAAGCACTAAAGCTTCGTGGCAAAGATCATCACTACACGATATTGCTAATGATCTTAGGGAGGCCAAGACATTACAGTCTTTTTTACTAGAGCGGAAACCCGCGCCCCCGCATTTGGCAAGGCGGTGTTCTCCTACAGAACTGTTTCCGCATATTACGCTCTCGAAACCCTATTATCTCTATATTACAGCCATATTTAATGAAAATCAATCTATCCTTCCTCTTTAAAAATAGACGCGCAAGATGAATTCTGATATCTTACAAAGACGATGACATCTTTGTCAGGTCTAATTGTTCCTGCAAGAATATGATGTTGTCTGCCCTATGCAAGTGAGGAGATGAAAATATGGTTGCATCACAAAAACAGACGAAGATTAATCTGGCATTTATTGTTTTACTACTTGGTGTTTTTATGGCTGCTCTAGATAACGGTATTATCAGCGCAGCATTAACAACAATTAACGCCTCTTTCGAAGTCTCGCCAGTTCTTGGCTCGTGGGGCATCACAATTTATACATTGGGGCTTGCGGTGACCACCCCAATCGTAGGAAAATTAGCTGACCGTTACGGCAGAAAAAAGTTATTTCTCATTGAAATAACTATATTTACGATAGGATCTCTAGGCGTTGCACTCAGTCCGAATTTTACGTTTTTTCTTGCGGCACGTTTATTACAATCATTTGGGGGTGGTGGGCTTTTTATTATTGCAAGTGCCCATGTCATCAGTACCTTTTCAAAAGTACGACAAGGCAGTATGCTCGGTTTATTAGGTGGCATGAATGGTATTGCCTCTGTAATTGGTCCGAACATTGGCAGCTTTTTAATAGATGTAACAGGGAGCTGGCATTGGTTATTTCTAATCAATGTGCCGATTGGGGCTGCGCTAGTTGTTTTTGGTATGAAGACGTTAAAAGAAACGAAAGAAGCGGTTATGTCCAAGATCGATTATCTTGGCATAACCTTACTGTCATTATCCATTTTAAGTGTGATGTTTGCAATTAACCTAGGTGCCGCCCAAGGCAAAGGCTCCTCATTAGAATGGCTGATGTTGGCGCTCCTAGTGCTCGGAACGATCATATTTGCCGGTTTTCTCTTTGTGGAAAAGCGTCAGGAAACTCATTCTGTTGATGCCATCCTACCCTACAGTTTGCTCACTAAGCCGACATACGCTATGACCATGGTAATGGCTTTATTATCAGGAACCTTTATAGGGGCTATTATTTTTATACCATCCTTCGCCCAACAAGTTCTTGGGATTTCAGCTGCCAAATCAGGTTACTGGATGACACCTTTGGCGCTCGCTTCCGGTGTTGGAGCTGGTGGCGGAGGTTATTTTGTTGATAAGATGGGGCCGGTTAAAACACTCGTTTTAGCAGGCGTTATTTATATTTTCGGGTTTGGAGGACTCGCATTTTTCACAGCTGGCAAGCTTGCCTTTATCCTATTCTCTGTTATCGCGGGCGCTGGTTTTGGCTTTGTGCTCGGTGCGCCGCTGACAATGCTTACGTCCAACGCTGCTGGTTCACAAAAAGGATCGGCACTCGGAACCCTAAGTGTGGCAAGACAAATAGGACTCACCCTTTCTCCGGCTTTGTTTGGTGCTTTTATTCAGCATGGTTTTAACAAGATGGACAGTCTTATCCCAGAAAAATTACGTGATCACGGTCTAAACCCTGATGATGTTTCTTCCGAGACGACGAATCAGATCGATCCGACGGACGGATATGGCAAATTACAAAACACCATCGACAATATTTCCGACCCTGCTATTCAAGCGGCCGTCCAAGATGCTTTTGATACAGCTGCACAAAGCGCCTACACCCCCATCTATTTATTCACAGTTGTCATGGCCATTGCCATCATGGCGATCGTACTCATATTCCAAAAACAATTCCACCGCGACGCCAAAAAAAGTGAAAAAGAATAAAATATTGGTTCTAAGTCAAATGTTGGGGTGGGCACTTAAATGCCCACTCCTATTTATGCCACTCGAGTATTAATACGCTTGTATTGATGATGTAATAAAATTCTCATACGGAAGCGATCGAAACGTTGAAACCCAAAAGCGTTACGCTTAATAACTTTGGTCTGATTGTTTAGACCTTCAATATAGCCGTTGTTAAGATCAAAGGCAAAACTATTCATGATTTCCTTTTGCCAGTTTTGCAGGGTTTCAATTGCTTTTTGGAACTCCACAACTCCGGAAGACCTGACCAGATCATAAAATTCATATAAGCGGTCTTTGATCACCTTTAGGTGATCAGCCCCTAAAGCTTTCGCTTCCTCAAACCAATGCCGATAAGCTTCTTTTAACTGGTATGCTTCTCTTAAGTAATCTGATTGACTTAAGTAATAATCCAAATACCAACGTTGTTTAGAAGTTAAATCCTCCGGCTTTTTGTGGAAGGCATGTTTCATACGTTTACACTTTTTCCTGTCATAATCTATAAATTCCTTTTGAACCTTTATTCTTACCCGTTCCAGTGCCCAATGGATATAGCGGCAAAAATGAAACCTATCAGCTATTACAATGGGCCCGCCTAACGCCTGGTCTACAGCTGCTTTAAACGATTGACTCATATCCATTACGACTTTATTAACCTTCTGTCCATGGTGATGTAAATAAGCCTTGAGCGTATCCTTTTTACGGTCGGGTAAAATATCAAGTGTTCTTCTGTCGACTGGATCTGCAATAATGGTTTGATACTTTTCTCCACCAGCATCTCCTTTATACTCATCAATCGCAATAGTGGAAGGTAGTTCCTTTGTTTCGTCAAGCATGCTGGATCCAATGGCGTCAAAACGTCTCATCACGGTTGTAGGAGACGTCCCCATTCGTGCAGCGACATCTGCAAAATTCTTTCCATGAATCACCTCAAGACCCATTGCTTGTTTAAACTCAACTGATTGTCGTTGATAACGCTCAACGAGAGGGTTATCTTCAGGGAAGCCCTTTTTAGGGCAATCAGAGTGTTCGCATTTATACCGACGCTTACGATAAAAAATGTAAGTGTGTCTTGTAAACATCTTGGTATGCTTAACTTTTTGCTTACCATAGTCATGAACTTTATTTGTCCACCTGTGGCACACAGGACAGCGATGGGGCTGGATTTCAAGCTCCACATGAATATGAACGCAATCTTCAAATTGAAGGGAGTTAGTAATCACAAACGCTTCAAATCCTGGTAAGTGTATGTTATTATTCAATTGCACGCAGCTCCTTTTTTGGTTTGTTTGGTCTAAACAAAGTGTAACAAAAATAGGAGTTTGCGTGTTTTTTCATTTGGAATTTTTTAAAACCCCAACATATATTGTAGAGCCAAAATATTAACACAAAAAAGGAGCTGTCCCCACAACAGCTCCTTCTCCATTATTCATAGTAAATCTTTTCTAAAACCACCATCACACCCACACCCTTAAATACACAATCGACACAAACTGCGAA
This sequence is a window from Lentibacillus sp. JNUCC-1. Protein-coding genes within it:
- a CDS encoding ISL3 family transposase, encoding MNNNIHLPGFEAFVITNSLQFEDCVHIHVELEIQPHRCPVCHRWTNKVHDYGKQKVKHTKMFTRHTYIFYRKRRYKCEHSDCPKKGFPEDNPLVERYQRQSVEFKQAMGLEVIHGKNFADVAARMGTSPTTVMRRFDAIGSSMLDETKELPSTIAIDEYKGDAGGEKYQTIIADPVDRRTLDILPDRKKDTLKAYLHHHGQKVNKVVMDMSQSFKAAVDQALGGPIVIADRFHFCRYIHWALERVRIKVQKEFIDYDRKKCKRMKHAFHKKPEDLTSKQRWYLDYYLSQSDYLREAYQLKEAYRHWFEEAKALGADHLKVIKDRLYEFYDLVRSSGVVEFQKAIETLQNWQKEIMNSFAFDLNNGYIEGLNNQTKVIKRNAFGFQRFDRFRMRILLHHQYKRINTRVA
- a CDS encoding MFS transporter, producing MVASQKQTKINLAFIVLLLGVFMAALDNGIISAALTTINASFEVSPVLGSWGITIYTLGLAVTTPIVGKLADRYGRKKLFLIEITIFTIGSLGVALSPNFTFFLAARLLQSFGGGGLFIIASAHVISTFSKVRQGSMLGLLGGMNGIASVIGPNIGSFLIDVTGSWHWLFLINVPIGAALVVFGMKTLKETKEAVMSKIDYLGITLLSLSILSVMFAINLGAAQGKGSSLEWLMLALLVLGTIIFAGFLFVEKRQETHSVDAILPYSLLTKPTYAMTMVMALLSGTFIGAIIFIPSFAQQVLGISAAKSGYWMTPLALASGVGAGGGGYFVDKMGPVKTLVLAGVIYIFGFGGLAFFTAGKLAFILFSVIAGAGFGFVLGAPLTMLTSNAAGSQKGSALGTLSVARQIGLTLSPALFGAFIQHGFNKMDSLIPEKLRDHGLNPDDVSSETTNQIDPTDGYGKLQNTIDNISDPAIQAAVQDAFDTAAQSAYTPIYLFTVVMAIAIMAIVLIFQKQFHRDAKKSEKE
- a CDS encoding metallophosphoesterase family protein; amino-acid sequence: MHIVILSDTHMPKAAQKLPKQLIEALKSADHIIHAGDWSTMDVYETLKNYAPVTGVYGNNDNDDIRAVFSDRAVVEFSGFPKIGVVHGHGTGKTTEKRAAEAFLNEETPPDIIVFGHSHIPFLRYMKKQLMVNPGSPTDKRTQPYYSFAVLKMGETVDIKHVFFK